A genomic region of Bradyrhizobium sp. ORS 278 contains the following coding sequences:
- the leuC gene encoding 3-isopropylmalate dehydratase large subunit — MTGTGQPRTLFDKVWDGHVVTRREDGAELLFIDRHLLHEGSFHAFNKLKDKRAKVRRPDLTIGVADHYVPTRTRALSEVAPDIAGMIRQLDDNCRANAIRIFGFDDPRQGIVHVVGPEQGLTLPGLTMVCGDSHTSTHGAFGALAFGIGASEVAHVLLTQTLWQKKPRRMRITVDGATAPGITAKDIALSIIARISADGAQGHAVEYTGSAIRALTMEGRLTLCNLSIESGARCGMIAPDETTFAYVRGRPLAPAGEVLDGAIAAWRELTSDADAAFDRAVLLDGKDIAPTVTWGISPEDALPIGASVPDPAAMDDASRASHVREALDYMGLAPGQSLETVRIDRVFIGSCTNSRIEDLRAAASVLAGRKARVPGLVSPGSHLVKQQAEQEGLDRIFVDAGLDWVGSGCSMCVGMNGDLVPAGERCASTTNRNFKGRQGPGARTHLMSPAMVAAAAVTGHLTDVRPLLRSDA, encoded by the coding sequence ATGACGGGAACAGGGCAGCCGCGGACGCTGTTCGACAAGGTCTGGGATGGGCATGTGGTGACGCGCCGCGAGGACGGCGCGGAGCTGTTGTTCATCGACCGCCACCTCTTGCATGAGGGCTCGTTCCATGCCTTCAACAAGCTCAAGGACAAGCGCGCCAAGGTCCGGCGGCCGGATCTCACCATCGGTGTCGCGGATCATTATGTGCCGACTCGTACGCGCGCGCTGAGCGAGGTCGCGCCCGACATCGCCGGCATGATCCGTCAACTCGACGACAATTGCCGCGCCAACGCCATCCGCATCTTCGGCTTCGACGATCCCCGCCAGGGCATCGTGCACGTCGTCGGTCCCGAGCAGGGCCTGACGCTGCCCGGACTCACCATGGTCTGCGGCGACAGCCACACCTCGACGCATGGCGCGTTCGGCGCGCTGGCCTTCGGCATCGGCGCCTCCGAGGTCGCGCATGTGCTGCTGACGCAGACGCTGTGGCAGAAGAAGCCAAGGCGGATGCGCATCACGGTGGACGGCGCGACCGCGCCGGGGATCACCGCCAAGGACATCGCGCTCTCGATCATCGCAAGGATCAGCGCCGACGGCGCGCAGGGGCACGCGGTCGAGTATACGGGATCCGCGATCCGCGCGCTGACGATGGAGGGCCGGCTGACGCTCTGTAATCTCTCGATCGAGAGCGGCGCGCGATGCGGCATGATTGCGCCTGACGAGACGACGTTCGCCTACGTGAGGGGACGGCCACTCGCGCCCGCCGGCGAGGTGCTCGACGGCGCCATCGCGGCCTGGCGAGAGCTGACGAGCGATGCCGACGCGGCGTTCGACCGCGCGGTCCTGCTCGATGGCAAGGACATCGCGCCGACTGTGACCTGGGGCATCAGCCCAGAGGATGCGCTGCCGATCGGCGCGTCGGTGCCTGATCCCGCAGCCATGGACGATGCGTCGCGCGCGAGCCATGTCCGCGAGGCGCTCGACTACATGGGCCTCGCGCCCGGCCAATCACTCGAGACGGTCAGGATCGACCGCGTGTTCATCGGCTCCTGCACCAACAGCCGCATCGAGGATCTGCGCGCTGCGGCAAGCGTCCTCGCTGGCCGTAAGGCGCGCGTGCCCGGTCTCGTCTCGCCGGGCTCGCACCTTGTCAAGCAGCAGGCCGAGCAGGAAGGCCTCGACCGCATCTTCGTCGATGCCGGCCTGGACTGGGTTGGTTCAGGCTGCTCGATGTGCGTCGGCATGAACGGCGATCTCGTTCCAGCGGGCGAGCGCTGCGCCTCCACCACCAACCGCAACTTCAAGGGCCGCCAGGGCCCCGGCGCGCGCACGCATCTGATGTCGCCGGCGATGGTCGCGGCCGCCGCGGTCACCGGCCATCTCACCGACGTGCGGCCGCTGCTGAGGAGCGATGCATGA
- the leuD gene encoding 3-isopropylmalate dehydratase small subunit, whose protein sequence is MTPFDILTTSACALPLASIDTDQLIPARFMKRSRADGYGQFLLHDMRFDETGAARSDFPLNAASAEGAEVLVTRRNFGAGSSREAAVYALVDFGFRCVIAPSFGDIFASNAVNNGLLPAKVSEADAEEILALLQTAGTTITVDLHDALIRLGNRTFTFSIDPIWRTKLLNGWDDLDLTASLTGDIVRFEQQDSAVRPWVQLPGRS, encoded by the coding sequence ATGACGCCGTTCGACATCCTCACGACATCGGCCTGCGCGCTGCCGCTCGCCAGCATCGACACGGATCAGCTGATCCCCGCACGCTTCATGAAGCGCTCGCGCGCCGACGGCTATGGACAGTTTCTCCTCCACGACATGCGCTTCGACGAGACCGGCGCGGCACGCTCCGACTTTCCGCTCAACGCGGCCTCGGCGGAGGGCGCCGAAGTGCTGGTGACGCGGCGGAATTTCGGCGCCGGCTCGTCGCGCGAGGCGGCGGTCTATGCGCTGGTCGATTTCGGCTTCCGCTGCGTGATCGCGCCGAGCTTCGGCGACATCTTCGCCTCGAACGCGGTGAACAACGGATTGTTGCCGGCGAAGGTCAGCGAAGCCGATGCGGAAGAGATCCTGGCGCTGCTGCAGACGGCGGGAACCACCATCACGGTCGATCTCCACGACGCGCTGATACGGCTGGGCAACCGTACGTTTACCTTCTCGATCGATCCGATCTGGCGCACCAAGCTGCTCAACGGCTGGGACGATCTCGACCTCACGGCCTCGCTGACCGGAGATATCGTCCGGTTCGAGCAACAAGACAGCGCCGTGCGGCCCTGGGTGCAGCTGCCTGGGCGCAGCTGA